The following proteins are encoded in a genomic region of Enterocloster clostridioformis:
- a CDS encoding IS630 family transposase, giving the protein MPKNANSISLTDDELRYLTSVTQKGTVQARVYKRAKILLLKSQRLSNEFIAEKLDITVPTVRLCLQKFMESGVAAALEDSHGRGRKAEIFDDSKAWVVNIACQKPTAFGLAAELWYPASLTKYVNSVAQAQGYPRMATASVSSIRKILREAQLNPHKITYYCEKPDPDFDKKMHDVLVIYKQLELCFDKTGNFIPFAEGETAVHTLSYDEKPGIQAIATTSEDRPPVPEGENLSTVMRDYEYKRLGTLSLLAAIDLLTGEAVPLVSETHKSSDFVSFLKLLDEKYPKGDKIRLILDNHSAHTSRETQEYLNGIHNRFEFVFTPTHRSWLNMVEGFFSKMTRQMLSGIRVDSKDMLKERIYQYFNEVNAVPVPYKWKYKMDTIHLENEDINAIIYEVVNAKAASPENQGKRAPIPTKRKRKGQKQAES; this is encoded by the coding sequence ATGCCTAAAAACGCAAATTCAATTTCGCTTACTGATGACGAGTTGCGATATCTGACATCAGTCACTCAAAAAGGAACGGTTCAGGCCAGAGTTTATAAAAGAGCAAAAATACTTCTCTTAAAATCCCAGAGGCTTTCCAATGAGTTTATTGCGGAGAAACTGGACATCACAGTTCCTACGGTTCGCCTCTGCCTGCAAAAATTTATGGAATCCGGGGTAGCGGCAGCTCTGGAAGATTCCCACGGGCGGGGACGAAAAGCGGAAATATTTGATGATTCCAAAGCCTGGGTAGTAAATATTGCCTGCCAAAAACCAACCGCTTTTGGCCTTGCCGCCGAACTATGGTATCCTGCCAGCCTGACAAAGTATGTAAATTCCGTTGCCCAAGCCCAGGGATATCCGCGTATGGCGACAGCGTCCGTAAGCAGTATAAGAAAGATTCTCCGGGAGGCACAGCTCAATCCCCATAAGATTACCTATTACTGTGAAAAACCGGATCCTGACTTTGACAAAAAAATGCATGATGTCCTTGTTATCTATAAGCAATTGGAACTCTGTTTTGACAAAACTGGCAATTTTATCCCATTTGCGGAGGGAGAGACAGCTGTCCATACATTATCTTATGATGAAAAGCCAGGGATTCAGGCAATCGCAACCACTTCAGAAGACAGGCCGCCTGTCCCGGAGGGAGAAAATTTGTCTACAGTTATGAGGGACTACGAATATAAGCGTTTAGGGACATTGTCCTTGCTGGCGGCCATTGACCTACTTACAGGAGAAGCGGTTCCGCTGGTGAGTGAAACGCATAAAAGCAGTGATTTTGTGTCATTTTTAAAACTCCTGGATGAAAAATACCCCAAAGGGGACAAAATCCGTCTTATATTGGACAACCATTCCGCCCATACCTCCAGGGAGACCCAGGAATATCTGAATGGGATACACAACCGATTTGAGTTTGTATTTACCCCAACTCATAGATCATGGCTGAACATGGTGGAAGGATTTTTCAGCAAAATGACACGCCAAATGCTGTCAGGAATCCGTGTAGACTCCAAGGATATGTTGAAGGAGCGGATCTATCAATACTTTAATGAGGTCAACGCGGTGCCGGTGCCATACAAATGGAAATACAAAATGGACACGATTCATCTTGAGAATGAGGACATAAACGCGATCATATATGAAGTTGTAAACGCAAAAGCCGCAAGTCCAGAGAATCAAGGTAAGCGTGCGCCTATTCCAACAAAACGAAAAAGGAAAGGCCAAAAACAAGCTGAATCATAA